Proteins from one Flavobacterium sp. N2038 genomic window:
- the cyoE gene encoding heme o synthase: MNATKNTISPKSIFLDFKEITKAGLAISVLFSSIAGYLLGVNEEHPFKWSVLLVLSIGGYCMVGASNAFNQVIEKDIDALMDRTKNRPVPSGRMSPKVALLVASLLTILGISLLYTINAKSAMFAAISIFLYTSIYTPLKTVTSLSVFVGAFPGAIPFMLGWVAATGEFGIEAGTLFLIQFFWQFPHFWAIGWFLYEDYEKAGIFMLPTGKKDKGTALQVILYTVWLIAASLLPALGYTGQLFISPIAAVLVFLLGLWMLFYAVKLYQLRTPKSARTLMLVSVSYISLLQIVFIVDKFLR; the protein is encoded by the coding sequence TTGAACGCTACAAAAAATACTATTTCACCCAAATCAATATTTCTGGATTTTAAAGAGATCACTAAGGCTGGTTTAGCAATTAGTGTCTTGTTTTCGTCAATTGCAGGATATTTGTTAGGAGTCAATGAAGAACATCCTTTTAAGTGGAGTGTTTTGTTAGTTTTATCTATTGGCGGTTATTGCATGGTTGGAGCATCAAATGCGTTTAATCAGGTAATAGAAAAAGATATCGATGCATTGATGGATCGAACTAAAAACCGCCCGGTTCCTTCTGGACGTATGTCTCCAAAAGTTGCATTACTTGTTGCAAGCTTATTGACTATTCTGGGAATAAGTTTATTGTATACAATCAATGCAAAGTCAGCCATGTTTGCTGCAATTTCGATTTTTTTATATACAAGTATATATACACCTCTAAAAACAGTGACCTCTTTGTCTGTTTTTGTGGGCGCTTTTCCTGGAGCAATTCCGTTTATGTTAGGATGGGTTGCGGCTACAGGGGAATTTGGTATTGAAGCCGGAACCTTATTTTTAATTCAGTTTTTCTGGCAATTCCCGCATTTTTGGGCTATTGGCTGGTTTTTATACGAAGATTATGAAAAAGCAGGAATCTTCATGTTGCCAACAGGAAAAAAAGATAAAGGAACCGCTTTGCAGGTTATTTTATATACCGTTTGGCTTATCGCAGCATCATTATTACCAGCACTAGGATATACCGGGCAGCTGTTTATTTCGCCAATTGCTGCGGTTTTAGTGTTTTTGTTAGGATTATGGATGTTGTTTTATGCTGTAAAATTGTATCAGCTTCGAACACCAAAATCTGCCAGAACATTAATGTTAGTAAGTGTTTCGTATATTTCATTACTGCAAATCGTATTTATAGTAGATAAATTTTTAAGATAG
- a CDS encoding energy transducer TonB, protein MKIKTYVKNKNVLSFVLMLASITVFAQQNNNSSVQSGFTSEKFPVFPNCENLESKKLENCFYREVQDFVFQNFEVPANLKQSNYKGEVKVLFEVDSEGVFKVIYVNAGNDELSVEAKRVFEKFPKIKPSTYNGKPTYSKYTISIAIPLKSSQQIEAEALAAAEILKPAEKPMTELDSIVSKKYRNPEFESHLNIPFSHSYYAQFDGAMNQVGSNNHTASKPYTYAEVSKYYNLKAVNESLQKNVSTWLGRKWWNENLVQIQGEDYWFVLNPILDLQVGKASDLDASYTYVNTRALNFRGGLGKQVNFTTTVFESQGRFAGYYNDYAESIKPSGGNPAIIPGIGIAKRFKTDAYDFPMAEANITYVPSKFFDLQLGYGRNFIGDGYRSLLESDGVSPYPYFKINTTFWKIKYTNTYMWLKDVRPEVTAEKTYATKFMANHYLSWNVSNRLNLGFFESVVWTDSNNRGFDANFINPIIFYRAVEFGSSSKSGNALLGFTGKYKWNNNVNLYGQFLIDEFSVSDVKAGDQSWKNKFGFQIGGKYFNAFNVKDLLVQVEYNHVRPYVYAHSAVITNYGHNNQSVGHQWGGNFNELVLIGRYHKGRIFGDAKVTTGTRGLDFNTTADSYNYGGNIYKSYDEKRPYNTGVKVGQGNKTSVFIADVQGGYLINPMTNLKLFGSFIYRNFDPTQETATTFKQNTTWFSIGLRSDIFNWYFDY, encoded by the coding sequence ATGAAAATCAAAACCTACGTAAAAAACAAAAATGTTTTATCTTTTGTTTTAATGTTAGCCTCTATAACTGTTTTTGCGCAACAAAATAATAACTCTTCAGTTCAGTCCGGATTTACAAGTGAAAAGTTTCCTGTTTTTCCAAATTGTGAAAATTTAGAATCTAAAAAATTAGAAAATTGCTTTTACAGGGAAGTTCAGGATTTTGTTTTTCAAAATTTTGAAGTTCCTGCAAATTTAAAACAATCCAATTATAAAGGTGAGGTAAAAGTACTCTTTGAAGTAGATAGCGAAGGGGTATTTAAAGTAATTTATGTTAATGCAGGAAATGATGAGTTGTCTGTAGAAGCTAAACGTGTTTTTGAGAAGTTTCCAAAAATAAAACCATCAACCTATAATGGTAAACCGACCTATTCAAAATATACCATTTCGATTGCTATTCCTTTAAAAAGTTCTCAGCAAATTGAAGCAGAAGCCTTGGCGGCAGCCGAAATTTTAAAGCCAGCTGAGAAGCCAATGACAGAACTGGATAGTATAGTGTCTAAAAAGTATCGAAATCCTGAGTTCGAAAGTCATTTGAATATTCCTTTTTCACACAGTTATTATGCGCAGTTTGACGGAGCGATGAACCAGGTTGGGAGTAACAATCATACTGCTTCAAAACCTTATACATATGCAGAAGTTTCTAAATATTATAATCTGAAAGCGGTTAATGAATCTCTTCAGAAAAATGTTTCAACCTGGTTAGGAAGAAAATGGTGGAACGAAAATCTGGTGCAGATTCAGGGTGAAGACTATTGGTTTGTATTAAATCCAATTCTTGATTTGCAAGTAGGTAAAGCATCAGATTTAGATGCTTCTTATACTTATGTAAATACACGTGCTTTGAATTTTAGAGGAGGGCTGGGAAAACAGGTTAATTTTACCACTACCGTTTTTGAAAGTCAGGGAAGATTTGCGGGTTATTATAATGATTATGCAGAATCGATAAAGCCTTCTGGAGGAAACCCTGCTATTATTCCGGGAATTGGAATTGCAAAAAGATTTAAAACAGATGCGTATGATTTTCCTATGGCAGAAGCAAATATTACTTATGTGCCAAGTAAATTCTTTGATTTACAATTAGGGTATGGAAGAAATTTTATTGGAGATGGATACCGTTCTTTGCTTGAAAGCGACGGAGTCAGCCCATATCCGTATTTTAAAATCAACACTACTTTCTGGAAAATTAAATATACCAATACCTATATGTGGCTTAAGGATGTGCGTCCTGAAGTAACAGCAGAGAAGACCTATGCTACTAAATTTATGGCGAATCACTATTTGAGCTGGAATGTTTCTAATAGATTGAATTTAGGTTTTTTCGAGTCAGTAGTCTGGACAGATTCAAATAATAGAGGATTTGATGCTAATTTTATAAATCCTATTATTTTTTATCGTGCGGTTGAGTTTGGATCTTCTTCAAAAAGTGGAAATGCATTACTAGGTTTTACAGGAAAATACAAATGGAATAATAATGTAAACTTGTACGGTCAGTTTTTGATCGATGAATTTTCGGTTTCTGATGTGAAAGCGGGAGATCAAAGCTGGAAAAATAAATTTGGTTTTCAAATTGGAGGAAAATATTTCAATGCTTTCAATGTAAAAGATCTTTTAGTACAGGTAGAATACAATCATGTGCGTCCTTATGTTTATGCGCACAGCGCGGTAATAACAAATTACGGGCATAATAACCAGAGCGTTGGTCATCAATGGGGAGGAAATTTTAACGAGCTTGTTTTAATTGGTCGTTACCACAAGGGGCGTATTTTTGGTGATGCTAAAGTGACAACAGGAACAAGAGGTCTGGATTTTAATACTACAGCCGACAGCTACAATTACGGAGGTAATATTTATAAAAGTTACGACGAAAAACGTCCTTATAATACAGGTGTAAAAGTTGGACAAGGAAACAAAACAAGTGTTTTTATTGCAGATGTTCAGGGAGGTTATTTAATAAACCCAATGACGAACCTGAAATTGTTTGGAAGTTTTATATATAGAAATTTTGATCCGACTCAGGAAACAGCAACAACTTTTAAGCAAAATACAACCTGGTTTTCTATCGGATTGCGTTCAGATATTTTTAATTGGTATTTTGATTACTAG
- the deoC gene encoding deoxyribose-phosphate aldolase: MNVKQYLDSTYLKTASQAGISDAENFVIVKNTIEEAITEGFKLIMIRPEFVSLAKEMIIAAHSSLLIGTVIDFPQGKSELEEKIKEANEAILNGADDLDFVCNYEAFKNGDLELVKKEILVGTQIGLAHNKTVKWIIEIAALTEKEIIQLSVLIKNVVISNFKEEDYASVFVKSSTGFFKTENDLPNGATVPAIIIMLENASPLSVKAAGGVRSYKEAIEMIRLGVKRIGTSAAKAIANGENTQNQY; the protein is encoded by the coding sequence ATGAACGTAAAACAATATCTTGATTCCACTTATTTGAAGACGGCTTCCCAGGCGGGAATTTCGGATGCAGAGAATTTTGTTATTGTAAAAAATACAATTGAAGAGGCTATAACAGAAGGTTTCAAATTAATAATGATCAGGCCTGAATTTGTTTCTTTAGCTAAAGAAATGATAATAGCAGCCCATTCGAGTTTGCTTATAGGTACTGTTATTGATTTTCCTCAAGGTAAATCAGAGTTGGAGGAGAAAATTAAAGAAGCAAATGAAGCCATTCTAAATGGAGCAGATGATTTAGATTTTGTCTGTAATTATGAAGCTTTTAAAAATGGAGACCTTGAACTGGTAAAAAAAGAAATCTTAGTAGGTACACAAATAGGATTGGCGCATAATAAAACTGTAAAATGGATTATTGAAATCGCAGCCCTGACCGAAAAAGAAATTATACAGCTTTCGGTGCTGATCAAAAACGTAGTCATATCTAATTTTAAAGAAGAGGATTACGCATCAGTTTTTGTAAAATCATCGACAGGTTTTTTTAAAACTGAAAATGATTTGCCAAACGGAGCAACTGTTCCTGCAATTATTATAATGTTAGAAAATGCCTCTCCTTTATCAGTTAAAGCGGCTGGTGGAGTCCGCTCATATAAAGAAGCAATAGAAATGATTCGTTTAGGAGTTAAACGCATCGGAACTTCAGCTGCAAAGGCTATTGCAAATGGAGAAAATACCCAAAATCAATATTAA
- a CDS encoding VanZ family protein — MPKQLLLLWAIICSGIIAYFCLTDSSNIPAVNFPSIDKIVHFCFHFGFTLSWILFFKKELKGKTTDDYKAYLIAFIFSVFFGITIEILQSVFTVTRASDVSDVLANTIGATVGVFTAIAFKKQIDKI, encoded by the coding sequence GTGCCTAAACAACTCCTTTTACTTTGGGCGATTATCTGCTCAGGTATAATTGCTTATTTTTGTCTGACAGATTCAAGTAATATACCAGCGGTAAATTTTCCAAGTATAGATAAGATTGTACATTTTTGTTTTCATTTTGGATTTACACTTTCATGGATTCTGTTTTTCAAAAAAGAACTTAAAGGAAAAACGACAGACGATTATAAAGCCTATTTAATCGCATTTATATTTTCTGTTTTTTTTGGTATTACAATAGAGATTTTGCAAAGCGTTTTTACAGTTACACGAGCTTCGGATGTGTCAGATGTTTTAGCAAATACAATTGGTGCTACAGTCGGTGTCTTTACGGCAATAGCTTTTAAGAAACAAATCGATAAAATATAA
- the gcvH gene encoding glycine cleavage system protein GcvH produces the protein MSIPANLKYTKDHEWISIEGDVATVGITHFAQKELGDIVYVEVETLDQTLDKDEVFGTVEAVKTVSDLFLPLTGEIIAFNDSLESAPETVNSDPYGAGWMIKVKIADPSEIDSLLSDEAYKQLIGA, from the coding sequence ATGAGCATACCAGCAAATTTAAAGTACACAAAAGATCATGAGTGGATTAGCATCGAAGGAGATGTAGCTACAGTAGGAATTACGCATTTCGCACAAAAAGAATTAGGAGATATCGTATATGTTGAGGTGGAAACTTTAGATCAGACACTTGATAAAGATGAAGTTTTTGGAACTGTTGAAGCAGTAAAAACAGTTTCAGATTTGTTTTTGCCATTAACTGGAGAGATCATTGCTTTTAATGATAGTTTAGAAAGCGCGCCTGAAACAGTAAATTCTGATCCTTATGGAGCAGGATGGATGATCAAAGTAAAAATCGCTGATCCATCAGAGATCGATTCTCTATTATCTGACGAAGCTTACAAACAATTAATAGGTGCCTAA